A genome region from Bdellovibrionales bacterium includes the following:
- a CDS encoding flagellar hook-length control protein FliK — protein sequence MVTGAQGKNNILVQKPGAHAPEKSSLKKADRSFERELEKTQKKAPKRKEEEVAAQESPHQNSQQPKTMRPSDKSESQGKPVAKVDATSPEKSSPLITNGMPQDIVEGEIQGMDGILPQSTPTKDLLDLNVTQSEIMNIENPVLEGTEGIDISQMEAVSPQEVSEFADLLKLNESLGLKAQPSVEGAAENTSILSQDSATADIQVGALDSSIGNKEENLKDFSQDEQNLAESLADVRADQIGVQNKDKITDQFSKVLEAKASEMTQVQQKENSDAVVTNVRTMIKDGGGEMVMKLTPEGMGTIDLKVGVDAGVVSIEMKADNAEIKRALENNLSEIRTALEGQNLKIETVKVDVSDSFKDMQNNNPNQMDQQFARNFLGQFRDDRQAFRQQTMGMELERFPTSANGPQGLHPAQTRPAGNGRLNVVA from the coding sequence GTGGTTACAGGGGCACAGGGGAAGAATAATATTTTAGTTCAAAAGCCGGGAGCTCACGCACCGGAGAAGTCTTCTTTAAAGAAGGCGGATCGTTCTTTTGAAAGAGAATTAGAGAAAACCCAAAAGAAAGCGCCTAAACGGAAAGAAGAGGAAGTCGCGGCTCAAGAAAGTCCACACCAGAACTCTCAGCAGCCCAAAACAATGAGGCCTTCTGATAAGTCAGAATCTCAGGGTAAACCTGTAGCCAAAGTGGACGCGACATCACCAGAAAAATCGAGCCCATTGATCACGAATGGAATGCCCCAAGACATCGTCGAAGGTGAGATCCAAGGAATGGACGGGATCCTTCCGCAATCAACACCGACAAAAGATCTTTTAGATTTAAATGTGACACAGAGTGAAATCATGAATATCGAAAACCCAGTTCTCGAAGGAACAGAGGGTATTGATATTTCTCAAATGGAAGCGGTATCTCCCCAGGAAGTATCGGAATTTGCGGATCTGTTAAAGCTCAATGAATCTTTGGGACTAAAAGCGCAACCATCGGTAGAGGGCGCTGCTGAAAACACGTCTATTCTTTCTCAGGACTCAGCCACTGCGGATATTCAAGTTGGCGCTCTCGATAGTTCTATCGGAAATAAAGAGGAGAACTTAAAGGATTTTTCGCAGGATGAGCAAAATTTAGCAGAAAGTTTAGCCGACGTGCGGGCCGATCAAATCGGAGTTCAGAACAAAGATAAAATTACAGATCAGTTTTCTAAAGTTCTCGAAGCGAAAGCCTCCGAGATGACTCAAGTGCAACAAAAAGAAAACTCCGACGCCGTTGTCACCAATGTGCGTACGATGATTAAAGATGGCGGCGGCGAAATGGTCATGAAGCTCACGCCTGAAGGCATGGGCACGATTGATCTAAAAGTGGGTGTTGATGCGGGAGTGGTGAGCATAGAGATGAAGGCTGATAATGCCGAAATCAAACGCGCTCTCGAAAACAATCTCTCAGAAATTCGTACGGCCTTAGAGGGCCAAAATTTAAAAATAGAAACCGTCAAAGTCGACGTGTCTGACTCATTTAAAGATATGCAGAACAACAATCCAAATCAGATGGATCAGCAGTTTGCGCGCAACTTCCTCGGCCAGTTCCGCGATGATCGCCAGGCTTTCCGTCAACAAACTATGGGAATGGAACTTGAACGATTCCCAACATCGGCGAATGGTCCGCAAGGACTTCATCCCGCTCAAACGCGTCCTGCAGGGAATGGTCGTTTGAACGTGGTGGCTTAA
- a CDS encoding FliI/YscN family ATPase — MKIDFDSYKRKIDDQDYLKKTGYITDVIGNMVVCVLPEAHIGSVCKITSPLRSTSVLAEVVGIQKGKTLLVPYLSMEGIGFDSVIELVSSSSECKIGPGMLGRVINGLGEPIDDKGPLLASNTVSLYKAAINPMDRRQIAHPLDLGVRTINGFLTVGRGQRVAIMAGSGVGKSVIMGMMARSTEADVNVIAMIGERGREVKDFIHDVLGEEGMKKSIVVAVTNDQSALLRLRGAYLATSIAEYFSGQGKQVLMIMDSLTRFAMAQREIGLQAGEPPTVRGYTPSLYPTLSRLLERAGSFESGGSITGLYTVLVEGDDMDEPVADTVRSIVDGHIVLSRKIAQQGTYPAIDILQSISRVMDKVSSPDHLQAAQILRRKLALYRESEDLINIGAYKKGINPEIDESIQCYNDLQRYFKQSLNHRSTFSDSINELIAISLRYSNGK; from the coding sequence ATGAAGATTGATTTTGATTCCTACAAACGAAAAATCGACGACCAAGATTATCTTAAAAAAACAGGATATATAACGGATGTCATCGGCAATATGGTCGTGTGTGTTTTACCGGAAGCTCATATTGGATCCGTTTGTAAAATTACTTCGCCTCTCAGATCTACATCGGTTTTGGCTGAGGTCGTCGGAATTCAAAAAGGAAAAACTCTTTTAGTTCCCTATCTTTCGATGGAAGGAATCGGGTTTGATAGCGTCATCGAGCTTGTCAGTTCTTCGAGCGAATGTAAGATCGGCCCGGGAATGCTGGGACGGGTGATTAACGGACTCGGCGAACCTATTGACGATAAAGGTCCCCTTCTCGCATCAAATACTGTTTCACTCTACAAAGCTGCGATTAATCCTATGGATCGGCGACAGATTGCTCATCCACTCGATTTGGGTGTGCGTACAATTAACGGTTTCTTAACCGTGGGTCGTGGTCAGCGTGTGGCCATCATGGCGGGTTCAGGCGTTGGTAAATCAGTCATCATGGGAATGATGGCGCGCTCTACAGAAGCTGACGTTAACGTCATCGCGATGATCGGTGAGCGTGGTCGCGAAGTGAAAGACTTTATTCACGATGTCCTCGGTGAAGAAGGCATGAAGAAATCAATTGTGGTCGCTGTGACCAACGATCAAAGTGCGTTGTTACGGCTTCGTGGTGCCTATCTTGCCACATCGATTGCTGAGTACTTTTCTGGACAGGGCAAGCAAGTTCTCATGATCATGGATTCTCTCACTCGATTTGCAATGGCGCAGAGAGAAATCGGACTTCAGGCCGGTGAGCCGCCGACGGTTCGCGGCTATACTCCCAGTCTATATCCCACGCTGTCCCGTCTTCTTGAGCGGGCGGGGTCCTTTGAATCTGGTGGTAGTATCACAGGCCTCTATACGGTTCTCGTTGAAGGCGATGATATGGATGAGCCTGTAGCGGATACGGTGCGTTCGATCGTCGATGGGCACATTGTACTTAGTCGAAAAATTGCTCAGCAAGGCACTTATCCTGCGATTGATATCTTGCAAAGTATTAGTCGTGTGATGGATAAAGTCTCTTCGCCAGATCATCTACAAGCAGCACAAATTCTGCGACGTAAACTAGCTCTTTATCGCGAATCCGAAGACTTAATTAATATCGGTGCTTATAAAAAAGGGATCAATCCCGAAATCGATGAATCTATCCAGTGTTACAACGATCTCCAACGTTACTTTAAGCAGTCGTTGAATCATCGCTCGACCTTTTCCGACTCGATCAACGAATTGATCGCCATTTCCCTAAGATACAGTAACGGCAAATGA
- the fliG gene encoding flagellar motor switch protein FliG: MSSNKAAAKLRKVESIDYRKLRGFEKAAILVNYLGVDAAKIFFKNMDEADLKKLLATMHHYRIVPIEVTKKVLEEYYELVSETQDYIFSDNVSSRDTILQALGEEKARGILGQLDSASRQSRTLESLELVDAKSLVNFLINEHPQTIAVILAHLEMEKRGEVLKRLPEALQGEVVLRLANLDHVSPDLLAEVDLVLKEELQNIGTTDNAHLGGVSVVAEMLNLMDKATEKSILSVIESRDSEMADEIRKLMFVFEDIGKIDDKGIQLLLKEVPNDKLLLALKTANEDIKAKVFSNISKRAAEMLTEDLASLGPVKVSDVDGAQLEIINIARRLESEGKIAIARGGSEDAFV; the protein is encoded by the coding sequence ATGAGTAGCAATAAAGCCGCCGCAAAGCTCAGAAAAGTAGAAAGCATCGATTACCGCAAGCTCAGAGGCTTCGAAAAAGCCGCCATTTTGGTTAATTATTTAGGGGTCGATGCGGCCAAGATCTTTTTTAAAAATATGGACGAAGCCGATTTAAAAAAATTGTTAGCAACGATGCACCATTATCGCATTGTTCCTATCGAGGTGACAAAGAAAGTTCTCGAAGAGTACTACGAGCTGGTCAGCGAAACTCAAGATTACATCTTCTCAGATAACGTCAGCTCCCGCGATACCATTCTTCAAGCGCTCGGCGAAGAAAAAGCCCGCGGAATTCTCGGCCAACTCGATTCAGCCAGTCGCCAATCTCGTACGCTAGAAAGTTTAGAGCTTGTGGATGCAAAATCCCTGGTGAACTTTTTGATTAACGAGCACCCGCAGACCATCGCGGTGATTTTAGCTCACTTAGAAATGGAAAAACGCGGGGAAGTTTTAAAACGTCTCCCGGAAGCCCTCCAAGGTGAGGTTGTACTTAGGTTAGCCAATTTAGATCACGTTTCTCCGGATCTTCTGGCGGAAGTAGATCTTGTACTTAAAGAAGAACTTCAAAACATCGGAACGACAGACAATGCTCACCTTGGTGGTGTATCGGTTGTGGCCGAAATGTTAAACTTAATGGACAAAGCCACAGAGAAGTCGATTCTCTCAGTCATCGAATCTCGCGATTCGGAAATGGCTGATGAAATTCGTAAACTCATGTTCGTCTTCGAGGATATCGGAAAGATCGACGACAAGGGTATTCAGCTTCTTCTCAAGGAAGTTCCCAACGACAAACTTCTTTTGGCTCTCAAAACAGCCAACGAAGATATCAAAGCAAAAGTGTTCAGCAACATATCGAAGCGTGCAGCAGAGATGTTGACGGAAGATTTAGCTTCGCTAGGACCGGTGAAGGTTTCCGATGTGGATGGAGCTCAGCTCGAGATCATCAATATCGCTCGTCGCCTAGAGTCGGAAGGCAAGATCGCAATCGCTCGCGGTGGATCGGAAGATGCCTTTGTTTAA
- the fliF gene encoding flagellar M-ring protein FliF, with product MKNLLQTLVSQLREFYKSLTPIKKISVIGSLVVAVTALVTIMFMASSQDYVVLLKDLTPEKSPSVINILDSKKIPYQMRDSGRTVLIPKNFLPSTQMLIMSEAGSGDSADSFSIFDKANFGATSYEQKIRYQRALQGELMRAINSLDPVVRSKVILAIPEKKTFLEETRNPTASVVVEMRPGKMLTEDQVRGITNLVANGVENMRAEDVSVVDSRGKVLSKKSDSSLADSAELMDARRKIENYFQERVESILTKVVGEGKVIARVSAELNNKKISMVEETVDADKAAIRAVQTEQESVEGNRSNPTGVAGARANLPGASEAGAVSFNQDVKRESKTTNYEVPKTVRNVIEGAGAVNRLSIAVLVDGVNVTSTDKDGKATTEWKPRNAEEIARFENLIRNAIGFDEKRGDSVKIESFQFAKEDFTAAEEISSEIYRQKLIRFVLSWVLAALGLALVYLFLIRPFTSWVTDSFHESIDDMLPKTIEELEELQSVDNSLPGMSSVVPILQESIDPEKAESEILKDRIMTLIEEDQDKAAGAFSLWLVRRDV from the coding sequence GTGAAGAATTTGTTACAAACGTTGGTATCTCAATTGCGCGAGTTCTACAAGTCGCTCACTCCGATTAAAAAAATATCGGTGATTGGGAGTTTGGTCGTTGCCGTTACAGCTCTAGTGACGATCATGTTTATGGCTTCGTCGCAAGATTACGTTGTCCTTCTTAAGGATCTTACACCGGAAAAATCTCCATCGGTGATTAATATTTTAGATTCTAAAAAGATCCCCTATCAAATGAGAGACAGTGGACGTACGGTCCTTATTCCTAAAAACTTTCTACCTTCGACTCAGATGTTAATCATGTCAGAGGCGGGTAGTGGCGATTCGGCGGATAGCTTCTCTATCTTTGATAAAGCCAATTTCGGTGCGACCTCGTATGAACAAAAGATTCGCTACCAACGAGCTTTGCAGGGTGAGCTCATGCGTGCCATCAACAGTTTGGATCCAGTAGTGCGTTCCAAGGTCATTTTAGCGATTCCCGAGAAAAAAACGTTTTTGGAAGAGACTCGGAATCCGACCGCTTCTGTCGTGGTCGAAATGCGCCCGGGAAAGATGTTGACCGAAGATCAAGTTCGCGGAATTACCAACCTTGTGGCTAACGGTGTGGAAAACATGCGGGCCGAGGATGTTTCCGTGGTGGATTCTCGCGGTAAAGTTCTTTCTAAAAAATCAGATTCGTCCTTAGCGGATTCCGCCGAACTTATGGATGCTCGCCGTAAGATCGAAAACTACTTCCAAGAGCGTGTGGAATCCATCCTTACAAAAGTGGTGGGCGAAGGAAAAGTGATCGCCCGAGTCAGTGCCGAGCTGAACAATAAAAAAATCTCCATGGTTGAAGAGACGGTCGATGCGGACAAAGCGGCGATTCGTGCCGTACAGACGGAGCAGGAGTCTGTAGAAGGAAACCGCTCCAATCCTACAGGAGTGGCTGGAGCGCGAGCCAATTTGCCTGGAGCCTCTGAAGCCGGAGCTGTATCATTCAATCAAGATGTAAAGCGCGAGAGTAAAACAACAAATTACGAGGTTCCCAAAACCGTTCGCAACGTGATCGAAGGCGCCGGTGCAGTGAATCGTTTGAGCATCGCGGTCCTTGTCGATGGCGTCAATGTGACCTCAACCGATAAAGATGGGAAGGCGACGACGGAGTGGAAACCGCGGAATGCCGAGGAGATCGCTCGCTTCGAAAACTTAATTCGTAATGCCATAGGCTTTGACGAAAAGCGCGGAGATTCCGTCAAGATCGAATCGTTCCAGTTTGCCAAAGAAGACTTTACGGCCGCCGAAGAAATTTCCAGTGAAATTTATCGCCAAAAGTTGATTCGATTTGTTTTGAGCTGGGTGTTAGCGGCTCTCGGGCTCGCACTGGTGTATTTGTTCCTCATTCGACCATTCACAAGCTGGGTGACCGACAGCTTCCACGAATCGATCGACGATATGTTACCTAAAACGATCGAGGAATTGGAAGAGCTACAGTCCGTGGATAATAGTCTTCCAGGAATGTCTTCAGTTGTTCCAATATTACAAGAATCGATTGATCCGGAGAAAGCGGAAAGCGAAATTCTTAAGGATCGTATTATGACTCTGATCGAAGAAGATCAGGATAAGGCTGCCGGAGCGTTTAGCTTATGGCTTGTAAGGAGAGATGTGTAA
- the fliE gene encoding flagellar hook-basal body complex protein FliE: MDGLKISGQNGFINTSKGINDIVKPNSNSPSSVDGASETSFADTLQNAVMKVNDLQQTADVKMQQLATGQTTDIADVKISAEKADIALRLMTSVRNKMIDAYHEIMKMQV, encoded by the coding sequence ATGGACGGTTTAAAAATTAGTGGCCAGAATGGCTTTATCAATACAAGTAAAGGTATTAACGACATCGTTAAACCGAATTCAAATTCTCCGTCCTCTGTTGACGGCGCATCGGAAACTTCATTTGCAGACACACTTCAAAATGCAGTGATGAAGGTCAATGATCTTCAACAAACTGCAGATGTAAAAATGCAGCAATTAGCCACTGGCCAAACCACAGATATCGCTGACGTTAAGATTTCCGCGGAAAAAGCGGATATCGCTTTAAGACTTATGACATCCGTCAGAAACAAAATGATCGACGCCTATCACGAAATCATGAAGATGCAGGTTTAA